The sequence below is a genomic window from bacterium.
TGCCGCTGACCCTGGGTTATCAGTAGGGAAAACAATTTTCCCTAATGGTTTTGGACTGGATAATAACTGAAATAGCAGTTTTTGACTGAATGTATCCGCAGTGTGACTAAACCCTGATTCGACCATCGGGGCATGGAATGTGATTAATCCAGTTTGCTGGTGGATAGCATTGAGTAAAGCGGTGATATCACTATATCCAACAAAAATTTTCGGATGTTTTCGGATACTCTCATAGTCGAGCTTTGCAATAATTCGCGTTGAACCTACTCCACCGCGAGCACAGAATATCGCGTCAACTTCAGGGTCAGTGAACATCTCATTGATATCATCGACTCGCGCCTGGTCAATTCCCGCTAAATAACCGTATTCGTCGAATACATGTTTACCCAGTTTGATTTTATATCCAAGTTGTTTGAGCCGTTCAATACTTCGTTTCAGTTTGAGTTTCTTAACCGGACTAGATGGCGCAATGATTCCGATGGTATCGCCTTTCGTTAATCTTTTCGGTTTTATATCCATGAATGAATTAGAGTATGAATTTAGAGCAAATACAACCGTTTATAATGTTCGCCGATGATTTCCCAGACTAAACTTGGGTTATCACAGGCGATATGCGACATACAACCGCATCCTTCATATCCCCAAGCAGCGATGTTCCGAATTCCATGCGCATAAGCGGTATCAATTGCTACGCCGACATTTTTTTCAGTTCCACGCGGAATACGAAACGCTTGAATCCAGATTTGCCCTTCTTTTTGATACTTTTTTGCGTAGTCGTGAATTTTCGATGCATATTCGCCGACATAAGTTTGAACATCACGGTTATGCCAAGTCCAATACGGGTCGGTACCGAAAATATCTACTGAAGCTAGTTTTGCAATTTGGTCCCAATGGTCAGTATTTTCGCTCGGTAGAACGCAGATAGCATTTTTCACTGCTGGATTATCCGCTTTAACGGTAGTACACATCTCGTTAAGAAAATCCAATAAACAAGTATGTTGAAATTGAATAACTTCATCAGTCTTTTCTTTTGGTAGAGGTCGATTGAACTGTTCTTGGAAAAGTTGCTGACACACTTTGCAGTGGCAAGTCCAGCCAGGTGTGTCACCAAACCAGCCGGGAATATAAAAATGCGGTTCGTCCCAGAAAATCACCTGCGGGTTCATCGAAACTGCAACATGAATCCAATCTTTAAGAAACGCACGAAATTTCGGCTGGTTCGGACAAGCGACCGGTGTAATAATGCCGTCGTGTCGAATCTGCCGAGCATCAATATTTTTTGTAGCAAACGCAGTATAGGCTTCACCACCGAAGACTCCACCTACACCCCACGGGTCGAGATAAACTTCTAACCCCATATCGTGGCAAATCCGCACCATTTCTCGCACTGTTTCTTTATAAAATTGTAAATCATTTTCGCTAAACGTATGCACGACAAAATTACAATGATGCGCAATGATATCATGCATATCTTCTTTCACATGACGGAGAATACGATTGCCGAAATAACTTACACCTGTTTTCATACCTTTCTCCATGGATTACAAGAACAATAATGGTAAACATTGGCATCGTCCGCTGCTAAAGCTAGGACGACGGGAAATAGCTTTTATAGAACATATTAAACTAAGGTTATTTGTCTTGTCAAGCATAGTGCACAGTTCAACCAAGTGCGGATTGATAGATAATGTTACTTGACCATATAATTATAAGTGTGTTATTTTATTAAGGTTAATAAATAAAAATTTAGAAATGACTCCTATTTGAAGTAAACATAAAAAAGAGGTGATGTTGTCAAAATGCGGGTAGGTAAGATAAGAATATCGTCTGAAGCTCGAAATATCGTGGTTATTTTTAGTGTCATATGTATGCAATGCATCATTTTGCGATTGTGGTTACCGGGTCTGATTACGTTGGGTGCGCTCGGTTTTATCCTCTTTTTTTTCCGTGACCCAGACCGAATCGGTTCTGATGACCCTAACACAATACTCTCAGCAGCAGATGGGACGATTGTTGATATTTCCGAAGTATTTGAAGAGAAATTTTTTCAGCAACCAGTAAGACGGGTAGGGATTTTTTTATCTATTTTTGATGTCCATGTAAATCGAGCGCCGATATCCGGTGAAATAAAATATCTTAATTATCAGCGAGGTCGGTTTAAGAACGCATTGAGCGGAAAAGCATCACAATATAACGAACATAATTTAGTCGGAATTGATAATGGAACCCAGCGAGTTTTAGTGAAACAGATTGCAGGAATGTTAGCGCGTCGGATTGTATGTTATCTAGGCATTGGCGAAACTGTTAGTTCTGGAGCGCGAATTGGTTTAATTAAGTTCGGTTCTCGGGTTGAAATATTTATTCCTAAAGAGGCAGAACTGCGCGTTAAATTGCGAGATAAAGTTAAAGCGGGCGAAACGATTATTGCAGTGCTAACCCCTTCGAAAGAATAACTTAACTGAGGTATAATTCAACAAAATTAGAATAAATTTCAATTCAATACACCCTTTTTATGAAAAAAATATATATTTTACCCAATCTTTTTACTACGGCGAGTTTATTCTGTGGATTTCTTGCCATCACCTATATTTATCATAACAAAATTGATTTTGCCCTATGGGCGATATTAGGGGCGATTTTTTTTGATGGTCTTGATGGAAAAATTGCACGATTAACCGGAACCAGCAGTAGTTTTGGGATGAATTATGATTCGTTATCCGACCTCGTTTCGTTCGGGGTTGCGCCAGGATTTTTGGTGTATCGATTAGCAAATTCGTGGCATAATAAAGCCGCGTTAGCAGCGAGTGTACTGTATGTAATTTGTGCGGCATTACGACTCGCACGGTTTAATGTACAAGCGCGAACGGAAGAAAGTCAGGTGTTTGTCGGATTACCAAGTCCTGCAGCGGCTGGATTGCTACTTTCCGCTATTATGGTATATCGGAGTCATGAATGGTTGGTAATTCAACGTACCCTACCGATCATTGCAGTGCTAATGGCATGTTTGATGGTGAGTAAAATTCCCTATTTCAATCTAAAACGGGCGCATTTAGAACGACGTCGTCCTTTTAATACTTTGGTTATGTTGGTTTTAATCACCGGGTTAATGATTGTTTTTTCTGATTATTATGCTATTCTCATCTTTGCATTTTTTGCGATGTATGTTGGAATTGGAATTGCGGTATATATACGGATTCCATTATGGAAAATTCCAATGCTCCAAGCATATTTACCAGCGAAAAATCTCTTGCCTCAGCCTCATGGAGACAGACATCCGCATTTGCCGCTACATCCGGAAACTACATCTTCGCAAATAACATCTCCGGTATCGCATGGCAAGTAAATTCCAGGAAGCAAAAGGTAAACTTAGACGACTCTATCTTGCGCATTTCCAGAAACAATACGTTTATACAATGCTTACGAAACGTCAAGGACAATGTCAACGATGTGCGCGATGTTGCCAATTATTATTTCGTTGTCCGTTTCTCAAAGATAAACAGTGTATAATTTATGATAAACGGTTCGCTCCTTGCCGTGCTTTTCCGATAGACTATCGTGACTTAGCTGATGTGGATCATTTATGCGGGTTTAAATATAATCTGGTTAGCAAAACACCATAAACGGAAAAGCGATAAACTAGAAAACGGCATGTTCATATTATGCTAGTGCAACCTAACGTTAGGAGATAAGCGAGGTGAATACCATGCTTCGTTTCATCAGTTCGATTCAAAACCTGATGGTTGAATGGGGTCCGGAAGCGAAAATAAACAAAATTGCGTGGGGAGCTGATGCCGCAAAAGGATTTGCAGGAATTGGATTGATAGCGTTTGGATTAGTGCTAGCCTTAGTTTTCCAAAAGAAAATCGGATGGTTAATCGCAGTTGGTGGGGGAGTGCTATTGTTAGTATTATTTAAGGTAATTTCGTTTTAGATAGCTCAGTTCAGTAAGAAGATGTTAAGAAGATGTTCGGACACTATTAGTTTATTTCGATTCTAGTTTCTTGCGGATAGATTCATTCAACGGGTCGAGTTCAAGTGCTTTTTTCCAAGCATCAAGCGCCGATTGTATCATTCCTTTTGCTTTGTAAGTATCTCCGAGATGGTCGTAGAGAACGGCGTCCGTGGTGGTAATGGCAATCGCTTTTTGTAGTTCGATTAATGCGGCATCAAATTTCCCTTGTTTATAGTATACCCAACCGAGACTATCGAGTATATAACCAGCATTCGGTTCCAAACTTAATGCTTGTTTGATATATTGTTCTGCTTCATCTAATTTTATTCCTTTTTCTGCATACATATACCCAAGATAATTTAACGCATCTACATTTTTCGGATTTATCTCAATAGCTTTTTTGAACATCAATTCGGCATTCGTCGTATCATTGAGTCGATCATAGATAATTCCCATCTGATATATTAAATCCTCGTCACGGGGATAGCGCGTCAATCCTTCTAATGTTATGGATTTCGCATTATCTAGCTGTTTCAAATCGGTATACGCCCAGCTTAAACATAAATAGAATACCGGCTGATTATTCCCTCGGGCTAGGAGCATTTTGAAATAGTCTATCGCTCCGGCAAGATTTGTTATCTGTTTAAATAATTGGTAGATATGGATATATGCTTCATCTTTATCCGCTGCATAGATATCGAGACTTAATGCGGTAGTGAATCTGTCTAATGCAATGAGGTAATTCTGTTGCATTTCAGCAATGAGCCCGAGATAATATTGAGCGCGAATCCCGAGCCGACGGTGTGTAGTTAACTGTTCAAATTGCGCTTGCGCCTGCATCAGTTGATTGTTGAAGAAATAACATTCACCGAGCGCGAATCGCGCTTGGATATTTGTCGTATCTAACTGCAGGGTCTGTTCTAGTTCTAGAATAGCATTTTCATAGAGTTTCTGCCGTTGATAGAGTATACCGAGACGGTAGTGTAATTCCGGGGATCGCGGTTCAATAATTAATGCAGATTGATAAGTCGATGCGGCATCGGTTATGTTTCCAGTGATATCGTAAATGAAACCAAGATAAAAATATGCCGGTAGATATCGTGGTGCCAGCTGAATGGTGCGTTGATAATAGGTAATCGCATCAGTGTAGTTCTTATTTTGGGCAGAGAGGAATCCCAACCGGAATTGGGATAAAAAATCGTCCGGTTTGATTGCTGCTGCTTGATGATATACCGTGATAGCTTCATTAATTTTATTTTCCTCTTGTAAAAGTTGGGCAAGCTGGATATAGCTTTCCCAATCAGTGGGAGCGTAAGTTGTCGCCTGTGATAATGCCGCTAATGCTTGTTCAGGTTTATTGAGATGAATGTAGATTTTCCCAGCAAGGAGGTAGGCGGAAGCGTATTTCGCATCCAATTGGTTAAGCTTACCGAGAACGGTTAACGCTTGGTCGAAGTCGTTATTGCGATAGTAAGCTTCAGCGAGTTCGTACCGTAATCTCGGGTCATCTGGCTTGAGTTCAATCGCTTGTTGCAATTCAGAAATCATACTTTCTCGATCGTCAATTTCTTGGTAGTAGGTAGCTAGAAGATAGTTGGTATAAACACTCGCATCGATGAAAGTAGCGGAATCAGCGGATAAATACCTCGTTGGATTGGGGTCGGTTTCAGAAAAATAAATTCCATTTTCCGGATTTTGGTTGCTTGCAAACAACCAAGAATTTAACACAAAGAATAATAGGAATGAGATGAAAATATTATTGCGCATTATATGAATCTTTAGATTTTTACCTTAGTTTGATTTAGGAATTGTAAACTAGGAATTTGAATTGGTAATATACTTAACTGTCAGTTTTTCACCAGAAAATAAAGCGCCCTCGAGTCCGACTTCGTTACCCCATTGGTCAACGATAATTGCAGTTCCATTTCGGCATGCTTCTAAATCGTGTGCGGATAAAATATGCTGTACTTCTTGACCGGGGTCGGCAAAAATAATTTCGTTATTTAATGTGATCAAAAGTTTCTTCATGTTCCCAGATGAACGTTTAACGCATGTATGATTGAGACCGTTTTCGCTTTCTTCCTTTCCTTAAAAAACCGTCGTCCCGTACTGCTTGCTATCAAACCATTATTCTATTAAAATTTGATTCTCACTTCGGATACCGGGTTTATAACCGGATGGGTTTTTAAGTAGTTAATAAGTACATCGCGTAAATTGTCGCCATAGTGAATGATTTTCCCTTGTTTTAATACCGTGAACCGACTACCACCGCTAGCGAGAAAATCGTTTGTTGCTAGTTTATAGGTTTTATCAAGGGATAACGGTTTTCCGCCGATTAAAATATTTACGGCTTTCCCGTCGCGGACGGTAAACGTTGCGCCGGAAATCTGCCCGGAATCGCGACCGGATTGCGCTGCGCTAGCGATGAAATCGAATAGCTCTTGAACCTGTGCTCCGGTTAATTCAATGGTGACCAAAACATTTTCAAACGGCAAAACCGAGTAAATGTCGTTATACGTTATTTTCCCTTTATTAATATTTGCGCGAATACCACCTGAATTCTGAAACGCAATATCCGCTTGTGCCGTTTCACGGAAGACATCGGCAATCCACGTTGATAAGTTCGACTGCGGATTTTCGTATGTTCCGCGCACTAAATCCACTTTCGTTTCCCCTACTACTTCAGCCATTTTCTGTTTGACTTTATCCGCATAGACTGATAGCGCTTGTGCGACTTTTGTATCTTCTGGAATGGTATTCGTTATAGGAATCAACTCTGCTTTTTTATCTATTATTTTCCCTTTCTCCACGGTTACATCTAGCCGACCGAGGTATAATCCCCATTGTAATGCCTGAACGATTATCGTTCTATTCACTTCTTGATAATTCAACAATTTTGTATGACTGTGTCCACCGACAATAATGTCAATGCCATTAACCTGTTCAGCTAATTCCCGGTCTTCTCCGTAACCAAGATGAGATAAGACAATAATCAATTTCGCTTTCTTCCGCAATTCGGGTAGATATTTTTGAACTGTTTCTTGGGGATTACCAAAACTTAATCCGACTACATTTTTCGGATGAGTTGAAGTTGGTGCTGTGGGCGTAGTCAATCCGATAATTGCAACAGTTAATCCTGAATAAGATTTGAATAGATATGGTTTCGCTAGTAAGTTACCGGTCGATTGTTCAATGATATTTGCTGAAAGTAATGGCACCTTGCAAGTTTTTATTGCGTTCCGTAACACCTCTTGTCCGTAATCAAAATCGTGGTTTCCGATAGCCATAGCGTCGTATCCAGCTAATTCGATTGATTTCCAATCCGCTTCCCCTTTAAAGAATCCAGAGATTGGCGTGCCGGATAATAAATCGCCAGCATCAAGCAGTAGCGTATTGGGATTCTGTTTTTTAATTTGCTTAATGACAGTTACTCGTCGAGCGATTCCACCCGCATCTTTCCCTTGGTATGCATCGTCAAACGGCAGAATATGGCCGTGAACATCGTTCGTATATAAAATTGTCAGCTTAACCTTTTTTGCTGCGGCTGGTGCTGGTGAACAAACTAAAATTAAACATATTAGAATTGTTATCGAATATATATAATATTTATGGTTCATTTTCATCTTCATCGTTTATCCCTCAAAAAAGATGAGGCGTATACCGATACGCCTCGTTAAATTTTTATTGTTCTACCAGTTATTTCTTTGCAC
It includes:
- a CDS encoding LD-carboxypeptidase — its product is MDIKPKRLTKGDTIGIIAPSSPVKKLKLKRSIERLKQLGYKIKLGKHVFDEYGYLAGIDQARVDDINEMFTDPEVDAIFCARGGVGSTRIIAKLDYESIRKHPKIFVGYSDITALLNAIHQQTGLITFHAPMVESGFSHTADTFSQKLLFQLLSSPKPLGKIVFPTDNPGSAAHWKVLRHGIATGKSIAGCISVIQTLLGTPYEFDLRNKLFFWEDVDEEPYRIDRMLAHFKLTGKLNQVTAILTGKLVNCKPKIPHKPSLTLPQILRDILSDLNVPVVYNLGFGHGKVNFPIPLGIEMKLDTLRKELIYLESAVS
- a CDS encoding phosphatidylserine decarboxylase family protein, which codes for MRVGKIRISSEARNIVVIFSVICMQCIILRLWLPGLITLGALGFILFFFRDPDRIGSDDPNTILSAADGTIVDISEVFEEKFFQQPVRRVGIFLSIFDVHVNRAPISGEIKYLNYQRGRFKNALSGKASQYNEHNLVGIDNGTQRVLVKQIAGMLARRIVCYLGIGETVSSGARIGLIKFGSRVEIFIPKEAELRVKLRDKVKAGETIIAVLTPSKE
- the pssA gene encoding CDP-diacylglycerol--serine O-phosphatidyltransferase, with the protein product MKKIYILPNLFTTASLFCGFLAITYIYHNKIDFALWAILGAIFFDGLDGKIARLTGTSSSFGMNYDSLSDLVSFGVAPGFLVYRLANSWHNKAALAASVLYVICAALRLARFNVQARTEESQVFVGLPSPAAAGLLLSAIMVYRSHEWLVIQRTLPIIAVLMACLMVSKIPYFNLKRAHLERRRPFNTLVMLVLITGLMIVFSDYYAILIFAFFAMYVGIGIAVYIRIPLWKIPMLQAYLPAKNLLPQPHGDRHPHLPLHPETTSSQITSPVSHGK
- a CDS encoding tetratricopeptide repeat protein yields the protein MLNSWLFASNQNPENGIYFSETDPNPTRYLSADSATFIDASVYTNYLLATYYQEIDDRESMISELQQAIELKPDDPRLRYELAEAYYRNNDFDQALTVLGKLNQLDAKYASAYLLAGKIYIHLNKPEQALAALSQATTYAPTDWESYIQLAQLLQEENKINEAITVYHQAAAIKPDDFLSQFRLGFLSAQNKNYTDAITYYQRTIQLAPRYLPAYFYLGFIYDITGNITDAASTYQSALIIEPRSPELHYRLGILYQRQKLYENAILELEQTLQLDTTNIQARFALGECYFFNNQLMQAQAQFEQLTTHRRLGIRAQYYLGLIAEMQQNYLIALDRFTTALSLDIYAADKDEAYIHIYQLFKQITNLAGAIDYFKMLLARGNNQPVFYLCLSWAYTDLKQLDNAKSITLEGLTRYPRDEDLIYQMGIIYDRLNDTTNAELMFKKAIEINPKNVDALNYLGYMYAEKGIKLDEAEQYIKQALSLEPNAGYILDSLGWVYYKQGKFDAALIELQKAIAITTTDAVLYDHLGDTYKAKGMIQSALDAWKKALELDPLNESIRKKLESK
- a CDS encoding 5'-nucleotidase C-terminal domain-containing protein; translated protein: MKMKMNHKYYIYSITILICLILVCSPAPAAAKKVKLTILYTNDVHGHILPFDDAYQGKDAGGIARRVTVIKQIKKQNPNTLLLDAGDLLSGTPISGFFKGEADWKSIELAGYDAMAIGNHDFDYGQEVLRNAIKTCKVPLLSANIIEQSTGNLLAKPYLFKSYSGLTVAIIGLTTPTAPTSTHPKNVVGLSFGNPQETVQKYLPELRKKAKLIIVLSHLGYGEDRELAEQVNGIDIIVGGHSHTKLLNYQEVNRTIIVQALQWGLYLGRLDVTVEKGKIIDKKAELIPITNTIPEDTKVAQALSVYADKVKQKMAEVVGETKVDLVRGTYENPQSNLSTWIADVFRETAQADIAFQNSGGIRANINKGKITYNDIYSVLPFENVLVTIELTGAQVQELFDFIASAAQSGRDSGQISGATFTVRDGKAVNILIGGKPLSLDKTYKLATNDFLASGGSRFTVLKQGKIIHYGDNLRDVLINYLKTHPVINPVSEVRIKF